The following proteins are encoded in a genomic region of Clostridium kluyveri:
- a CDS encoding ABC transporter ATP-binding protein has protein sequence MAEQIIKVEHLKKYYEVNGTGFIKNDIEYLHAVDDVSFEINKGEIFGIVGESGCGKSTLGRCILRLTDSTGGNIYFKGKDITYINQHNLKSERRYMQMVFQNPYSSFNPKMTIGKSLHEVGKIYKISKDDSTKRINQLLEYIRLSEDVINRYPNELSGGQLQRLAIARALFFQPDFIIADEPVSALDVSVQAQILNLILDLRDKLGLTMIFISHDLTVVEYICDVIAVMYLGTIVEKSPKEDLFKNIYHPYTEALISAVPKSDPKHQTSRIILKEDLPNAIDMPKGCRFSLRCPKFKKGKCDVEVPALREISEGHFAACHFV, from the coding sequence ATGGCTGAACAAATTATTAAAGTAGAGCATTTAAAAAAATATTATGAAGTAAATGGAACTGGATTCATAAAGAATGATATTGAATACCTGCATGCGGTGGATGATGTATCTTTTGAGATCAATAAAGGTGAAATTTTTGGCATTGTTGGAGAGAGCGGATGTGGCAAATCTACACTTGGACGCTGCATTTTGCGATTGACTGATAGTACCGGAGGTAATATATATTTTAAGGGAAAGGACATAACTTACATAAATCAACATAACTTAAAAAGTGAAAGGAGATATATGCAGATGGTTTTCCAAAATCCTTATTCATCTTTTAATCCCAAAATGACTATAGGCAAATCTTTACACGAAGTAGGTAAAATATATAAAATATCAAAAGATGATTCCACAAAAAGAATTAATCAGCTTCTTGAATATATAAGACTATCTGAGGATGTGATCAATCGTTACCCCAATGAGCTCAGTGGAGGTCAATTACAAAGACTGGCAATAGCAAGAGCACTTTTTTTCCAGCCGGATTTTATTATTGCAGATGAGCCAGTATCTGCACTGGATGTTTCAGTGCAGGCGCAGATTCTCAATCTTATTTTAGATTTACGTGATAAACTTGGGCTGACCATGATATTTATATCACATGATTTAACAGTGGTAGAATATATTTGTGATGTTATTGCTGTTATGTATCTGGGCACAATTGTTGAAAAATCACCTAAAGAAGATTTGTTTAAAAATATCTACCATCCGTATACCGAAGCACTTATATCTGCTGTACCCAAAAGTGATCCAAAACATCAAACTTCAAGGATTATATTAAAAGAAGATCTGCCAAATGCCATTGATATGCCAAAAGGATGCCGCTTTTCACTTAGATGTCCTAAATTTAAGAAAGGAAAGTGTGATGTTGAGGTGCCTGCTTTGAGAGAAATATCGGAGGGACATTTTGCTGCCTGTCACTTTGTTTAA
- a CDS encoding ABC transporter ATP-binding protein, whose product MDNVISIKNLKVELLSVKGIIHAVRGINLDIKKGEIHGLVGESGCGKTMTAKALLRLHDDSRTEYSGEILFNDEVDILKLRKKDMQKLRGSDISMVFQDPTTSLNPLITVGEQICEMMKVHENMDVKRAYVKTLWLLEKVGIHPAEKRFKQYPFELSGGMIQRIMIAIAISCNPKLLIADEATTALDVTIQAQILQLFKNLQRNLGMTIMLITHNFGVVAEVCDRVSVMYAGKIVETGDVKDIFTSPVHPYTRALINSIPKPGCHSKPLETIQGSPPELFKKINGCAYAPRCKFAAKKCTEVIPEIIYSKNGHTAACHLEV is encoded by the coding sequence ATGGATAATGTTATTTCAATAAAAAATTTAAAAGTTGAATTACTTTCTGTAAAAGGAATTATCCATGCCGTAAGGGGGATAAATCTGGATATAAAAAAAGGAGAAATACATGGTTTAGTTGGAGAAAGTGGATGTGGGAAAACAATGACTGCTAAAGCTTTGCTCCGTCTCCATGATGATTCCAGGACCGAATATTCAGGTGAAATACTTTTCAATGACGAGGTAGATATATTAAAGCTTAGGAAAAAAGATATGCAAAAGCTTCGCGGCAGTGATATCTCCATGGTTTTTCAGGATCCCACCACTTCTCTTAATCCCTTAATAACGGTAGGCGAACAAATATGTGAAATGATGAAGGTTCATGAAAATATGGATGTAAAACGGGCATATGTAAAGACATTATGGTTACTTGAAAAGGTTGGAATTCATCCTGCAGAAAAACGATTTAAGCAGTATCCATTTGAGTTAAGCGGAGGCATGATTCAGCGTATCATGATTGCAATTGCTATTTCCTGTAACCCAAAACTTCTAATAGCAGATGAAGCTACCACAGCCCTTGATGTAACAATCCAGGCACAAATACTTCAGCTGTTTAAAAATTTGCAGAGAAATTTGGGAATGACTATTATGCTTATTACACACAATTTTGGAGTAGTTGCGGAGGTATGTGACAGGGTATCGGTTATGTATGCAGGTAAAATTGTAGAAACAGGAGATGTAAAAGACATCTTTACATCTCCTGTACATCCATATACAAGGGCGCTGATAAATAGTATTCCAAAACCAGGATGTCACAGCAAGCCATTAGAAACGATTCAAGGGAGTCCTCCTGAACTATTTAAAAAAATAAATGGCTGTGCATATGCACCACGCTGTAAATTTGCTGCAAAAAAGTGTACTGAAGTAATACCTGAAATTATATATAGTAAAAATGGTCACACAGCAGCTTGTCATTTAGAAGTATAA
- a CDS encoding response regulator transcription factor, translated as MNIIVNKYNKKIFIVDDEVKITEVIKSYLENSGYFVYVAYNGVDAMNLFNKINPDLIILDLMLPDICGEDICEMLRKRSKVPIIMLTGKTDEEDILNGLDIGADDYMTKPFSPRQLVARVKALLRRTEDELGEKNSLFSLNDNDLIINDLNYEVKKAGNIVNLTPIEYNILITMVRYPGKIFTREELIIVALGQNFKGYDRTIDSHIKNLRYKIEDNPKEPEYILTMRGIGYKFGSV; from the coding sequence ATGAACATTATTGTGAATAAATATAATAAAAAAATATTTATAGTAGATGATGAAGTAAAGATTACAGAGGTTATAAAATCCTATCTTGAAAATAGTGGATATTTTGTATATGTAGCATATAATGGTGTGGACGCCATGAATCTATTTAACAAAATAAATCCTGATCTTATAATTTTAGATTTGATGCTTCCTGATATTTGTGGAGAAGATATTTGTGAAATGTTAAGAAAAAGATCAAAAGTTCCTATTATAATGCTTACGGGGAAAACAGATGAAGAAGATATACTTAATGGACTTGATATAGGGGCAGATGATTATATGACAAAACCCTTTAGTCCAAGACAACTTGTAGCTCGGGTGAAAGCTTTGCTTAGAAGAACTGAGGATGAGCTTGGAGAAAAGAATTCTTTATTTTCACTTAATGATAATGATTTAATAATTAATGATTTAAATTATGAAGTTAAAAAAGCAGGTAATATAGTTAACCTTACACCTATTGAATACAATATATTAATAACTATGGTTAGATATCCTGGAAAAATTTTTACCAGGGAAGAGTTAATCATTGTTGCATTGGGACAGAATTTTAAAGGCTATGATAGGACTATTGATTCTCATATAAAAAATTTAAGATACAAAATAGAAGATAACCCTAAAGAACCAGAATATATTTTAACTATGAGAGGCATAGGTTATAAATTTGGAAGTGTTTAG
- a CDS encoding ABC transporter permease: protein MGIKYFLKGKRKNYGRLFTSTVVISFLVLIVIITSAILAPLIAPYDPNKIDLSLSLQNPSYLHILGTDKTGRDIFSRMIFGARTTLLSAVYVVLISVVIGIPCGLICGYYGGKVDALIMRIWDVILSFPSLLLAFIFVVSFGRGMGNAIVAIGIIYIPMISRLTRSLTLVEKNKTYVEAARSIGCSSRRILFVHILPNCIPTLLSELTLDLGYAMLDLAALSFLGLGVQPPTSDWGAMLEEAREFIQNKPIPAVAPGIAIIITVVSINVLSDGVQMYLNQSQRKLPSFKEFRKLAGDKNG from the coding sequence ATGGGAATAAAGTATTTTTTAAAGGGTAAAAGGAAAAATTACGGAAGATTATTTACATCAACGGTTGTTATATCATTTTTAGTATTAATAGTAATAATTACATCAGCAATATTGGCACCATTAATAGCACCTTATGATCCAAATAAAATAGATTTATCTCTATCACTGCAAAATCCATCTTATTTACATATTTTGGGTACGGACAAAACAGGACGAGATATATTTTCAAGAATGATTTTTGGAGCTCGTACAACATTATTAAGTGCAGTATATGTTGTTTTGATATCTGTAGTAATAGGAATTCCCTGCGGCTTGATCTGCGGATATTATGGAGGTAAAGTTGATGCTTTGATAATGAGAATATGGGATGTAATCCTTTCATTTCCATCATTACTTTTAGCATTTATATTTGTTGTAAGTTTTGGTAGGGGCATGGGAAATGCAATTGTTGCCATTGGAATAATATATATCCCAATGATTTCCCGTCTTACTAGATCGCTTACCCTTGTAGAAAAAAATAAAACATATGTAGAGGCGGCGCGATCCATTGGATGTTCTAGTAGACGAATACTTTTTGTACATATTCTACCGAATTGCATTCCAACTTTATTAAGTGAGCTAACTCTTGATTTAGGCTATGCCATGCTTGATCTAGCAGCATTGAGTTTCCTTGGATTGGGTGTACAACCTCCAACCTCTGATTGGGGTGCAATGCTGGAAGAGGCAAGGGAGTTTATACAAAATAAACCCATACCTGCTGTTGCACCAGGAATTGCCATAATAATAACAGTGGTTTCCATTAATGTGCTCAGTGATGGAGTACAAATGTATTTGAATCAAAGTCAGAGAAAATTACCTTCATTTAAAGAATTTAGAAAATTAGCAGGTGATAAAAATGGATAA
- a CDS encoding class I SAM-dependent methyltransferase, translating to MNENYFTNAVAIAKDICIKKLKEGDIAVDATMGNGNDTVFLAEIVGQSGKVYAFDIQQDAVKNTQKKIAYKNLFKYVKLINDGHENMDNYISEKVKLVIFNLGYLPKGEHSITTKADTTLAALKKALNLIDENGVVILVVYYGHEQGEFEKMSLERYVKTLDQKKYNVVKMNFINQINSPPMLIIIEKR from the coding sequence ATGAATGAAAATTATTTTACTAATGCAGTTGCCATTGCCAAAGATATATGTATAAAGAAGCTGAAAGAAGGAGACATTGCAGTAGATGCCACTATGGGAAATGGAAATGATACTGTATTTTTAGCGGAAATTGTGGGACAATCGGGAAAGGTATATGCTTTTGATATACAACAGGATGCTGTTAAAAATACACAAAAAAAGATAGCTTACAAAAATCTTTTTAAATATGTAAAGCTTATAAATGACGGGCATGAAAATATGGACAATTATATAAGTGAAAAAGTGAAGCTTGTTATTTTTAACCTTGGATATTTACCTAAAGGAGAACATTCCATTACAACTAAGGCAGATACTACACTTGCAGCACTTAAAAAGGCGTTGAATTTAATTGATGAAAATGGAGTAGTAATTTTGGTAGTATATTATGGCCATGAGCAGGGGGAATTTGAAAAAATGTCTTTGGAAAGGTATGTAAAAACATTAGATCAAAAGAAATATAATGTGGTTAAAATGAATTTTATCAATCAAATTAATAGTCCACCTATGCTTATTATAATTGAGAAAAGGTAG
- a CDS encoding ABC transporter permease codes for MLRYIMKRLLQFIPIIFIVSIIIFGMVRIPKIDPVAVIVGGGQASQEEINSIREKYNLNKPMVIQYYIWITGALKGDFGLSISYQQSITSLIKERLPVTLGLTLLGTLFSILIAIPVGVVTAVKKNTWVDRFLSIIILMLVSCPVYLTCILMILVISAFFPSFSFTGTFTNFSEYIQRIALPSMALAFGMIALLARVTRSSMIEQLQSNYIMTANAKGLPFKDVIFKHALKNAAVPIITICSIQIGVMIVGSVLVERVFSLSGIGSLLIDGINNSDYTIVQGVTLLLVTVFLLLNLIADIIYAFIDPRIRYK; via the coding sequence ATGTTGAGATATATTATGAAACGTTTATTACAATTTATACCCATTATTTTTATAGTTTCTATTATTATATTTGGTATGGTTAGAATACCTAAAATTGATCCAGTTGCTGTCATCGTTGGCGGAGGTCAGGCCAGTCAAGAAGAGATAAATAGCATTAGGGAAAAATATAATCTTAATAAGCCTATGGTTATACAGTATTATATATGGATTACTGGAGCGTTAAAGGGTGACTTTGGCTTAAGTATTAGTTATCAGCAGTCAATAACTTCTTTAATTAAAGAGAGACTTCCGGTCACATTGGGACTTACCTTGTTAGGAACATTATTTTCTATTTTAATAGCCATACCTGTGGGGGTGGTTACTGCTGTTAAAAAAAATACATGGGTAGATAGATTTTTATCAATTATTATTTTAATGTTGGTATCCTGTCCAGTATATTTGACATGTATATTAATGATATTGGTTATTTCAGCTTTTTTCCCCAGCTTTTCATTTACAGGAACCTTTACAAATTTCAGTGAGTACATTCAACGTATAGCACTTCCATCCATGGCACTTGCTTTTGGTATGATTGCATTATTGGCACGTGTGACTAGAAGCAGTATGATAGAACAGCTTCAGTCAAACTATATAATGACAGCTAATGCAAAAGGATTACCATTTAAAGATGTTATATTCAAGCATGCATTAAAAAATGCTGCAGTACCTATAATTACTATTTGCAGCATTCAAATTGGTGTAATGATAGTGGGCTCGGTATTAGTTGAAAGAGTCTTTTCTCTTTCGGGTATTGGAAGTTTGTTAATAGATGGTATAAATAATAGTGATTATACTATTGTTCAGGGAGTAACTCTCCTCTTAGTAACTGTTTTTTTATTATTAAATTTGATTGCTGATATTATTTATGCATTTATAGATCCAAGAATCAGATATAAATAG
- a CDS encoding sensor histidine kinase codes for MRDSLRSRLTLSYILISLVCILTISILTNVFLEKQFREYTIRNQERKNEEIADLIGKQYGDNGVWNYTAIENIGVNVIEQGMIIKVIDNYGRVMWDAAVHNNGLCKQMLDDMINKMSRHYNNWDGKYRVKEYSIYHNKNKIGNVVVGYYGPFYYNDNDFAFIHALNKFLIGTGVFSLFFALILGGFMAKWLSNPITRVIRTAENISKGYFKNRVKEKSKTREIKLLISTINNLAETLERQQLLRKRMSADVAHELRTPLATIQSYVEAMIDGIWKPDRERLMSCHEEIMRITRLVGDLEKLAKYESEKHKLNKIEYDIYEQIQSIIYNFETNFKNKGVELHFYGKSENIVAERDKISQVIINLISNALKYTPKHGLVEIRVGRREDMVKVSVKDTGIGISPEDLPFVFERFYRADKSRNKLTGGSGIGLTIAKTIVDLHKGRITVQNNFDKGTEFVVLLPKASSNK; via the coding sequence ATGAGAGATAGTTTAAGAAGTAGATTGACCCTATCCTATATACTTATTTCTCTTGTATGTATATTGACTATAAGCATTCTCACAAATGTGTTTCTTGAAAAACAATTCAGGGAGTACACTATTCGTAATCAGGAACGTAAAAATGAAGAAATAGCTGACTTGATAGGCAAGCAATATGGTGATAATGGAGTGTGGAATTATACTGCCATCGAGAATATAGGAGTTAATGTTATTGAGCAAGGAATGATTATAAAAGTAATAGATAATTATGGCAGGGTAATGTGGGATGCAGCTGTCCATAACAATGGGCTATGTAAGCAAATGTTAGATGACATGATTAACAAAATGAGCAGGCATTATAATAATTGGGATGGAAAATACCGGGTTAAAGAATATTCAATTTATCATAATAAAAATAAAATAGGAAATGTAGTAGTAGGTTATTATGGTCCATTTTACTATAATGATAATGATTTTGCTTTTATTCATGCACTAAATAAGTTCCTTATAGGTACTGGTGTATTTTCTCTATTTTTTGCACTAATATTAGGGGGATTTATGGCTAAATGGTTGAGCAATCCTATTACAAGAGTCATTAGAACCGCAGAAAATATTTCTAAAGGTTATTTTAAAAATAGAGTCAAGGAAAAATCTAAAACAAGAGAAATTAAATTATTGATCTCCACAATTAATAATTTAGCTGAAACTCTAGAAAGGCAGCAATTATTGAGAAAAAGGATGTCAGCTGATGTTGCACATGAACTGAGAACTCCCCTTGCAACCATTCAGAGTTATGTAGAGGCAATGATAGATGGCATATGGAAGCCAGATAGGGAAAGATTAATGAGTTGTCATGAAGAAATAATGCGGATAACTAGATTAGTTGGAGATCTAGAAAAATTGGCGAAGTATGAAAGTGAAAAACATAAATTAAATAAAATTGAATATGATATCTATGAACAGATACAAAGTATAATATATAATTTCGAGACTAATTTTAAAAATAAAGGGGTAGAACTGCATTTTTATGGAAAAAGTGAAAATATAGTTGCCGAAAGAGATAAAATAAGTCAAGTTATAATAAATTTGATATCCAATGCATTAAAGTATACTCCAAAGCATGGGTTGGTAGAAATAAGAGTTGGAAGAAGAGAAGATATGGTAAAAGTAAGTGTAAAAGATACGGGAATTGGAATTTCTCCAGAGGATTTACCCTTTGTTTTTGAAAGATTTTATCGTGCTGATAAATCCAGAAATAAATTAACAGGTGGCTCTGGAATAGGATTAACAATAGCTAAAACTATTGTAGATTTACATAAAGGGAGAATAACAGTACAGAATAATTTTGATAAGGGCACAGAATTTGTAGTTTTATTACCTAAGGCATCTTCCAATAAATAG
- a CDS encoding cell wall-binding repeat-containing protein, whose product MNKRRVLSIVLTFALAITTLSTNISLSTVRAASGEVTRTSGSDRYQTASQVAVTNWTTSDNVVLVSGEGYADAISASVLAKKLNAPILLTTPKVLNSYTKTALDTLAPKNIYVIGGNASVSKEIRDFLKSSYNIIELGGANRYETNVAVAKKLVELGVDPSNAVLVGGEGFSDALTVASIAAVKEQILLLGNNDLNYIKSVKDFIYEYKSSVTVVGTDFVINEDTYKAVNAVKRISGGTDRFDTNLKVLDAFKDDIKTSKFYVANASGDGYADALVASVLAGKNESPLVLLDNETSKSTANAIDYIKTNLADSSEVEVLGGTGVIPENIVTKINGYISPTGNETNPSTGGSSSGTSTTVQTFKGYIQDEDCFISYAPNYGDDTKTCLSMKSCTVSGYGITALQSDGSYKFYYFDGDFATFADGKTFDGTGSQLSAWNLIQNTSKKDHITITVKGTLKGDTKISPYDGKSYPVITVSSLTESSSSSSSSGGSGSSSSSTSTEQTFAGYIIDKDCFSPNSNPGDDTKPCLSMKSCAASGYGIGVPQDDGTYKFYYFDGQFAPNATGTQAKAYDLIDKSTKNTRISIAVTGKLNGDVKVVDGVSYPVITVSSLAEGPEPITVPVTTSKVYEGWLSDETNAKDVNDPTEIAKSCLGNSDYGIVVVQSDYSFKFYKFDTKGQELAKNILDKTEKERDLRIKINGVLDESTNTIKLSTIEEEQELVGIILTKSTFDNSSDPTAVKRDDIVVSADSGYGVAVKGDDGKYKFYVLDEAGNKSAKSVLSWYVNWADNVSSIPVLVRGIVEVDNIITSAVIRERCISGQLVSKAIFDQDKALKDITKVDLLTPESAASGYGYYVHSCGGHQYFPFDKDSNDLVRKFIESSTTTGKIKVKPYGFWYWIGNTIKLNNIVEDIEAEAEEPVDEEISGVVATRSYFKGSEYQELGVPGTITKDFLLDSNNAASGYGIIYRTCCRYGYLRFDENGTKLIKDIINKSNNTSNINVIVQGKRDEDTIYVTSVVEAYDQTYSGTLLKTDTEGYGVKVKQEDGTYKFYKLSTKGDYYHESGQEQAKDFLSDLKKDTTTVDIKGTFDGDSIVVSSIKENLSITPAPSESEPKEQAFTGYIQDQDCFISYAPNYGDDTKMCLSMKSCAASGYGITALESDGSYKFYYFDGDFATFADGKNFDGTGSQLSAWNLIQNTTKKNNITITVKGTLNGETKTAPDGNTYQVVTVTSLAEN is encoded by the coding sequence ATGAATAAGAGAAGAGTATTATCCATAGTACTTACATTTGCACTGGCAATAACAACTCTAAGTACTAATATAAGCTTATCTACTGTTAGGGCAGCATCTGGAGAAGTAACGAGAACAAGTGGCTCTGATAGGTACCAGACAGCATCTCAAGTTGCTGTGACAAATTGGACAACCTCAGATAATGTAGTATTAGTGTCAGGTGAAGGTTATGCAGATGCAATAAGTGCTTCTGTGCTGGCTAAAAAATTGAATGCACCTATACTTTTAACTACTCCAAAAGTTTTAAATTCATATACAAAAACAGCACTGGATACGTTAGCACCAAAGAACATATATGTTATCGGAGGTAATGCTTCTGTTTCTAAAGAAATTAGAGATTTTTTAAAAAGTTCCTATAATATTATTGAACTTGGCGGTGCTAATAGATACGAAACCAATGTGGCTGTAGCAAAAAAACTTGTGGAACTGGGAGTAGATCCATCTAATGCAGTTTTGGTTGGCGGAGAAGGATTTTCAGATGCTTTGACAGTTGCTTCAATTGCAGCTGTAAAAGAACAAATATTACTACTTGGTAATAATGATTTAAATTATATAAAATCTGTTAAAGATTTTATATATGAATATAAATCAAGTGTTACCGTAGTAGGAACTGATTTTGTTATTAATGAGGATACTTATAAAGCAGTTAATGCAGTAAAAAGAATAAGTGGAGGTACAGATAGGTTTGATACAAATCTTAAAGTTTTAGACGCCTTTAAGGATGATATAAAGACCTCTAAATTTTATGTAGCAAATGCAAGTGGTGATGGATATGCAGATGCTCTAGTTGCTTCAGTGCTAGCAGGTAAAAATGAGTCACCACTGGTGTTATTGGATAATGAAACATCTAAATCCACTGCCAATGCTATTGATTATATAAAGACGAATTTAGCTGATTCATCAGAAGTTGAAGTTTTAGGTGGAACTGGTGTTATTCCAGAAAATATTGTTACTAAAATAAATGGTTACATATCACCAACTGGAAATGAAACTAATCCATCAACGGGTGGTTCAAGTTCGGGAACTTCAACTACTGTACAGACTTTTAAAGGGTATATTCAGGATGAGGATTGTTTTATTAGTTATGCTCCAAACTATGGTGATGATACAAAAACGTGTTTATCAATGAAGTCCTGTACAGTAAGTGGATATGGAATAACAGCCCTTCAAAGTGACGGCAGTTATAAATTCTACTATTTTGATGGGGATTTTGCAACTTTTGCTGATGGAAAAACCTTTGATGGTACTGGTTCACAGTTATCTGCATGGAATTTAATACAAAATACCTCTAAGAAGGATCATATTACTATAACTGTAAAAGGAACCTTAAAGGGAGATACAAAAATTTCTCCATATGATGGTAAAAGTTATCCAGTAATAACAGTATCCTCTTTAACAGAATCCTCAAGTAGTTCAAGTAGTTCGGGAGGTTCAGGTAGTTCAAGTAGTAGTACATCTACTGAGCAAACTTTTGCAGGATATATTATAGATAAGGATTGTTTTAGTCCAAATTCAAATCCTGGAGATGACACTAAACCTTGCTTATCAATGAAGTCTTGTGCAGCAAGTGGATATGGCATAGGAGTCCCACAGGATGATGGTACCTATAAATTTTATTATTTTGATGGACAATTTGCTCCAAATGCTACCGGTACACAGGCAAAAGCATATGATTTAATCGATAAAAGCACAAAGAATACTCGTATTTCTATTGCTGTAACTGGCAAATTGAATGGAGATGTTAAAGTTGTAGATGGTGTAAGTTATCCGGTAATAACTGTATCCTCATTAGCAGAAGGTCCAGAACCAATAACCGTACCTGTAACTACTTCAAAGGTATATGAAGGTTGGTTATCCGATGAAACTAATGCTAAAGATGTAAATGATCCAACAGAAATCGCTAAATCATGCCTAGGAAACAGTGATTATGGCATAGTAGTTGTACAATCTGACTATTCATTTAAGTTCTATAAATTTGATACAAAGGGACAAGAACTTGCAAAAAATATTTTAGATAAAACTGAAAAAGAGAGGGATTTGAGAATAAAAATAAATGGAGTATTGGATGAAAGTACAAATACCATTAAACTATCAACAATTGAAGAAGAACAGGAGCTTGTTGGTATTATACTTACAAAAAGTACTTTTGATAACAGCAGTGACCCTACTGCAGTTAAACGTGATGATATTGTGGTATCAGCAGATAGTGGCTATGGTGTTGCAGTGAAAGGAGATGACGGCAAATACAAGTTCTATGTACTTGATGAAGCTGGAAATAAATCTGCTAAAAGTGTATTGTCATGGTACGTAAATTGGGCAGATAATGTAAGCAGTATACCTGTACTTGTACGTGGAATAGTAGAGGTTGATAATATTATAACCTCTGCTGTTATACGTGAACGCTGTATATCAGGACAATTAGTTTCAAAAGCCATATTTGATCAGGATAAGGCACTAAAAGATATAACTAAAGTAGATCTTTTAACACCTGAAAGTGCAGCTAGTGGCTATGGTTATTATGTACACAGTTGTGGTGGTCATCAGTATTTCCCATTTGATAAAGATTCTAATGACCTTGTTAGGAAGTTTATTGAAAGTTCAACAACAACTGGGAAAATTAAAGTAAAGCCTTATGGCTTCTGGTACTGGATTGGAAATACTATTAAACTTAACAATATTGTTGAAGATATTGAAGCAGAAGCAGAGGAACCAGTAGATGAAGAAATAAGCGGTGTGGTAGCTACTAGAAGCTATTTCAAAGGCAGCGAATATCAGGAACTTGGAGTACCTGGAACTATAACAAAAGATTTTCTATTAGATTCTAATAATGCTGCCAGTGGCTATGGAATTATATATAGAACCTGCTGCAGATATGGATATTTGAGATTTGATGAAAATGGTACAAAACTTATAAAAGATATCATAAATAAATCGAATAACACAAGTAATATAAATGTTATTGTGCAGGGAAAAAGAGATGAGGATACAATTTATGTTACTAGTGTTGTGGAAGCATATGATCAAACATACAGTGGCACATTGCTTAAAACAGATACAGAGGGTTATGGTGTAAAAGTCAAGCAGGAAGATGGAACTTATAAATTCTATAAACTCAGCACTAAGGGAGATTATTATCATGAGAGTGGACAGGAGCAAGCAAAAGATTTCCTTTCAGACTTGAAAAAAGATACCACTACAGTTGATATAAAAGGTACTTTTGATGGAGATAGTATTGTAGTTTCTTCTATTAAGGAAAATTTATCGATTACTCCAGCTCCGTCAGAATCAGAACCTAAAGAACAGGCTTTTACGGGATATATTCAGGATCAGGATTGTTTTATTAGTTATGCTCCAAACTACGGTGATGATACAAAAATGTGTTTATCAATGAAATCCTGTGCAGCTAGCGGATATGGAATAACAGCTCTTGAAAGTGATGGCAGCTATAAATTCTACTATTTTGATGGGGATTTTGCAACTTTTGCTGATGGGAAAAACTTTGATGGTACTGGTTCACAGCTATCTGCATGGAACTTAATACAAAATACTACAAAGAAAAATAATATAACTATAACCGTAAAGGGTACGTTGAATGGAGAAACAAAAACTGCCCCAGACGGTAATACTTATCAGGTAGTTACAGTAACATCCTTAGCTGAAAATTAA